A genomic window from Venenivibrio stagnispumantis includes:
- the dprA gene encoding DNA-processing protein DprA, translating to MDIVDFIILSKIKGIGNIRAREIIQKYENITYLFESSYNEIVDKFGKVVADNIINSDFKLLKEEAEKEVGKADKNKINIIPITDDRYPRNLKEIPDAPLYIYHKGILPIPENAVAVVGTRKYSQYGKFVAEHFCKYLAENGINIVSGMATGIDTIAHKVCIENGGFTTAVLGNGLDIIFPPENRNLFFKIIENGAVISEFPLGTKPTKYTFPQRNRLIAGLSMAVFVVEAPSKSGSLITAGYANDYGRVVLTVPANINNPSSVGNNELIKEGASILLSPKDFKEHIPFLFSGYKNIDFTDLSDKEKKILDIIKNPMHIEEIVQKAEIPYEEVMQILFMLTLKGILSEENGFYQRNIL from the coding sequence ATGGATATTGTAGATTTTATCATTCTTTCAAAGATTAAAGGCATTGGAAATATAAGGGCAAGAGAGATTATTCAAAAATATGAAAATATAACTTATTTATTTGAAAGCTCTTATAACGAGATAGTAGATAAATTTGGTAAAGTAGTAGCAGATAATATTATAAATTCTGATTTTAAGTTGTTGAAAGAAGAGGCTGAAAAAGAGGTTGGAAAAGCAGATAAGAATAAAATAAATATTATTCCTATTACCGATGATAGATATCCGAGAAATTTAAAAGAGATACCGGATGCTCCTTTATATATATATCATAAAGGCATATTGCCTATTCCGGAAAATGCAGTAGCAGTAGTAGGAACAAGAAAATATTCCCAATATGGCAAATTTGTGGCAGAACATTTTTGTAAATATCTTGCAGAAAATGGTATCAATATAGTTTCAGGAATGGCTACCGGTATAGATACGATAGCCCATAAAGTTTGTATTGAAAATGGAGGTTTTACTACTGCAGTTCTCGGTAATGGTTTAGATATTATATTTCCTCCGGAAAATAGAAATCTCTTTTTTAAAATTATTGAAAATGGAGCAGTTATATCCGAATTTCCACTTGGAACAAAACCAACTAAATATACATTTCCTCAAAGAAATAGATTAATTGCAGGTTTATCTATGGCTGTTTTTGTAGTAGAAGCTCCTTCTAAATCAGGGAGTTTAATAACTGCTGGATATGCAAATGATTATGGAAGAGTAGTTTTAACAGTTCCGGCTAATATTAATAATCCTTCATCTGTTGGAAATAATGAGCTTATTAAAGAAGGTGCTTCTATATTATTATCTCCGAAGGATTTCAAAGAGCATATACCATTTTTATTTTCCGGTTATAAGAATATTGATTTTACCGATTTATCAGATAAAGAGAAAAAGATTTTAGATATTATAAAAAATCCTATGCATATTGAAGAGATAGTCCAAAAGGCAGAAATTCCTTATGAAGAAGTTATGCAGA